The Undibacterium cyanobacteriorum genomic sequence CATCCAAGTTCGACAGGGCGCCTTCTTGTGCGCGCAAACATCCAGCAAAATAGCGGAAATGATCGACTGTCAATGGAATGTCGGCATTCAAGGTTTCACGAATCGCCTTGCCGTTATCGACGGTTTCAGCATAGGCCAAACGTTCCAAATTCGCTTCGATGCGATCGGCGATTTTTAGCAAAATGTTAGCGCGGGTCGCTGCTGGTGTGGCACCCCACGCATCGGCTGCGGCATGTGCAGCATCAAGCGCGAGTTCAATGTCTTCCGCGCTGGAACGTGCAGCTTGTGTGTAGACTTTGCCGTTGATCGGTGTGATGACATCGAAGTATTCACCTTTGACCGGTGCGGTCCATTGTCCATTGATGAAGTTGTCATAGCGCGCTTTGTATTGAATGAGTGCGTCTGCAGAACCGGGTGCTTCGTAGATCATGGTGGTCTCCTTGGGATTCAAGTTGATGGTTATTTACACAATGCGGATACTGTGTTGTGCAACAGTTTTTCGTGTTGTCGAAGGAGGTTTTGCAAGAGCTGTGCCAAGCGGCGGTGTGAAACCCTGTCATGTCGTCTAAACCGCAGAAACTTCGTTTGGAATTGTGCATAGTATTTTGCGTTGCAAAATACTATGCTTTCCGGTGGCTTGACCGACAAAAATCATGCTATGCAGCATGATCGATTCCAGAAAAAGCTTCGAAAAATGAGGATGCACGCAGGTCGAATTGGCGTTGTAACACTGGAACAGTGGTGTCACATTTTGTGACAGTTTGATTGTGGAATTTTGTGACAGCGCAAACAGAAGTTGACCGCCACCGCGATGGCGAGTGCAAATCAGCTATAGTGTAGTCAGAAAAATCAAGATACGACGCGGCTGCCTGCTTATATCACCCCTTCACCCCTGTCGAGTGTCTCAGCAAGCTAGACCTTCGACAGAAGCTACAAGCGCCAGCGTTTAGGAGACTCTATGCGCCAACACGCAATTTTGCCAGCGCCGCATCTTAAACATGCGCGCCAACAATTGCTCGAACGCGGTATCGCGCCGCAAACCAGCATCGATAAGCGTATTGCCGATTCCTGGCAGCGCAGCCATCAAGCGGGGTTGCCACATTATGGTGGAAGCCCATGTGCGGATAACCTAGATGCGATTAGTTTGAATCGCGCTCGTCAACGCAATTACGAATTGATTCGGCATTCGCAGCCCATTATTGATTTCCTCTTTGAGCAAGTAAAACAAAGTCAATCGATGGTGGTCTTGGCCGATGCGCAAGGTGTATTGATGCACACGGTTGGCGACCTCGATTTCTTAAGTAAAGCTGAACGTGTGGCTTTGCGTTGTGGCGCCACCTGGGCGGAACAACAACGAGGGACTAATGCGATTGGCACGGCACTGGCAGAGTGTAATGAAATCGAAGTACATGGGGCCGAACACTATTTGGAAACCAATGAGTTTTTGACTTGCGCTGCAGCGCCCATCCTTTCAGCGCAAGGAAATCTGCTAGGCATTTTAGATATTTCTGGCGATCATCGTAGTCGCCAAGCGCATACTTTAGGGCTGGTATCGACCGCCGTGCAGATGATCGAAAACAGTATGGTCCTCAGTCCCGATCGTTACCCTATCGTTCTACAATTTCATGCTCAAGCAGCGGGTATTGCCTCCGTTGCACAAGGCATCTTAGCACTCTCAGAAGATGGCTTCGTGTTGGGAGCCAATCGACGTGCTTTGCATCTGCTGGGTTTGCGCTTTGCCGATCTAAGTCGATTGCATTGGAGTCAGATGTTTGACTTGAAGTTAGAAGAATTTCTGTCGCAACAAACGCGTCGCTTCGCGACCTTGGTTCAATTTCATACCCGCCTTGGAAAATCATTCTTTGCACAACTGCATCCACACTCGCAAGTGCTGCGGACGGCGGCTCAGCAGTACTCAGGCAAGGTAATACCTGCCCACAGCTCGTCCTCGCACGTCGATCCGCAATGGCAAGAGTCTTTAGCAAAAGGCCGACGCGTTTTTGAACGCGATATCCCGCTCTTATTATCAGGCGAGTCCGGGGTTGGGAAAGAAGTGTTTGCGAAGCAGGTGCATACGGGATCGACGCGCCAAGCACGCCATTTCGCAGCGGTGAATTGCGCAGCGATTCCTGAGCATTTGATTGAGGCCGAATTGTTCGGCTACGTGCCCGGCGCTTTCACTGGCGCCTTGAAGCAAGGCTCGCCAGGACGTATTCGCGAGGCAGACGGAGGTACTTTATTTTTGGATGAAATTGGCGATATGCCTTTGAGCTTGCAGACGCGCCTTCTGCGTGTATTGCAAGAACGGACGGTGATGCCGGTCGGCAGTGGCAGTGCCGTTCCAGTGGACTTTCGTTTGATCTGTGCCAGCCACCAAAATTTGCGTGAGAAGGTCAAGTTAGGACAATTTCGCGAAGATTTGTTTTACCGCATCAATGGTTTGCAATTGCAGTTACCGGCGTTACGTGACCGCACTGATTTTGCTGCGCTCTGCGCCAGCATCTTGCACGAATTTTCACCTCAGCTCACGATCACGTTCGCGCCACAGATCATGCAAACACTGCAGTCTTACAGCTGGCCTGGCAATGTAAGACAACTTCGTCACTGCTTACGTACGGCAACGGCTTTGTTGGACGATGAGGAAACACAGATCGAGTGGCAGCATTTTGCCCAAGATATGTTGACGGAATTTGGCGTTCTTAGTGGGGAACACGAGCGCGATCAAGCTGTCACTCTTCCAATTAAGCAAAAATCATTCAATCATGGTGAGGCGACTTCAACGCTTGAGCAGAATGAATTAGCGATCGGTGATGTGCGAGCCAATGGCTTTGGTGCCAACGGGCTTCCCTCTCAGTTCGATGATTTCCCTAAACTCAAAACACTTTCTGCTCAGGCGATCGAACATGCTTTGCGTTTGACCGAAGGCAATGTCTCTGAAGCAGCCCGTCGGCTTGGCGTGAGCCGTCAAACCTTGTACCGCAAGATGCGTGAGTGATTTTTTGTTCTGGCAAAACTAGAACAAAGCAAGAGCAAAGCAAGAGAAGGGAGCGTTCGATAATTGAAATCTATTCTTGTTTATTGCGATCCTAGACTTACGCCAATTCTTATTACGAGCTTCGATTTTTCCTCCTATTTCAGTCGTGCACTGGTGAATAAGAGGAGTATTGATGTATTCTTTGCGACTAAAGCTTGTCTGGTGTAAGTTGCGAAGTTCAATGTCGCCGCGCAATCAGCTTGAATATGTGAAGTGACCGCATGCTTCCTAGTGCCACTTCTCACATTTACTTATGTGTTTCTTTCGAAGCACGGCGTTTCAAAAACAGGGTAAAGCCCTGTTTTGATTTCCTTCACTGTCCAGTTGTCCGCATCGTTTTTAGACAATCTTATAGAAAACGTTTGTGTTCCTGATTCTCCGAGCACCAAGTACCGAAGGTGACCGCACTTGAGTCTTGTACCCTTAAAGTCAGCGCCAAGAAGGGCGTGGCGTTGCGGTCGTCCGATGAGATCGACAACATAATCTGACTTATAGAGATACTGAGATCCAGTAATACCGCTCTCGCTCGAGTTCTCATATGTCAGACTAAATCCAATCCACAATGAAATGAGCAAAATTCCAATCGCAGTCGCTCTTATATCGTATTTCTGTTTTATTCTTTTCCACATTTTTTCAACTAAAAGAATTTTGATGTGATTCGTGCAAACGCCTCATTAATTATATTTGAGATTTTCGTTTGGTCTTGCCTGCAACGATGTCTAGGGAGGTTTCGAATTCTCCTGATACGCTAGCTTCGCTTCCAATTCCAAAAAATAGAAAGCGAGTGTGGTCAGCATGAGTACTAAGGAAAAATTGATTGGCTAACGATCACACCATTTACAAATAAATCGTCCCCATGAATTTGCAGAGTTCTTATGAAGGGGATATTCAGTCTGCTTTAGGTCATGCAAGTTCACTTCAACAAGCGACCAATCATAATATGTATTTGGATGCCCCATCCAAGCCAGCGCCCGATCAAAGAAACCTTGACGATCATTGTGTGCATGTTTGACGAGCAATCGAAGACGATTGCCACTTACTTGCATATCTTCAATTTGAAATGGCAGAACCAGCGCTGTGAAATCTTGTGTCTCTCGTAGTGATTGCATACGCACGGTGCAACGTACTTTATCTTTTTCGCAGTCTGCATAAAGTATGCTCTGTAAATTTGCGGAGAAAGCATATTTACGACCATATTTTCCGATATTGATAAAGCGACCGCTCTGCAGATCGACCACAGCAAACTTGTTTTCAAAAAAATTATTCTTTTTTAGGACGGCGAAGAAGTCTCTATCAAATTGCAGACCATATGTGTC encodes the following:
- a CDS encoding sigma-54-dependent Fis family transcriptional regulator encodes the protein MRQHAILPAPHLKHARQQLLERGIAPQTSIDKRIADSWQRSHQAGLPHYGGSPCADNLDAISLNRARQRNYELIRHSQPIIDFLFEQVKQSQSMVVLADAQGVLMHTVGDLDFLSKAERVALRCGATWAEQQRGTNAIGTALAECNEIEVHGAEHYLETNEFLTCAAAPILSAQGNLLGILDISGDHRSRQAHTLGLVSTAVQMIENSMVLSPDRYPIVLQFHAQAAGIASVAQGILALSEDGFVLGANRRALHLLGLRFADLSRLHWSQMFDLKLEEFLSQQTRRFATLVQFHTRLGKSFFAQLHPHSQVLRTAAQQYSGKVIPAHSSSSHVDPQWQESLAKGRRVFERDIPLLLSGESGVGKEVFAKQVHTGSTRQARHFAAVNCAAIPEHLIEAELFGYVPGAFTGALKQGSPGRIREADGGTLFLDEIGDMPLSLQTRLLRVLQERTVMPVGSGSAVPVDFRLICASHQNLREKVKLGQFREDLFYRINGLQLQLPALRDRTDFAALCASILHEFSPQLTITFAPQIMQTLQSYSWPGNVRQLRHCLRTATALLDDEETQIEWQHFAQDMLTEFGVLSGEHERDQAVTLPIKQKSFNHGEATSTLEQNELAIGDVRANGFGANGLPSQFDDFPKLKTLSAQAIEHALRLTEGNVSEAARRLGVSRQTLYRKMRE